TTGTTATATCGGTAATCGAACATCGAATTCCTTAAAATTTATAGTTCAGTGAGAGATTGAGCAGCTGTGCCGCAACGCCATCTCCAAAAGTTCCAACGATTCCATTTTTGTTCTCTCCAAGAGAAAGAGTTCGTCCGATTTTATAGTCTGCAAGATAGGAGATTCCAAGTTTCAAATCCTTTTGTATTTCATAGAGAGCTCCAAGAGAAAAAACGATCGCATCACTATCAGGGAGCTCATATCCTAGGGTTTGGGCTGGAATCGGTGCTTGGTCATAAGCGATACCATACATAGTGGTCAATTTTGCACTGTTTTTATATGTCAAACCCAAGCGGAACGTGTTGGTATCATCCCAGTTTTTTTCAGAAACGACAGTCGGTACAGTAGGGTCTTCGAATGTCATAATGAGCTTCTCATAACTGCTCCAAAAGGTTCGCTCATACACAAACTCGACTGTTGCCTTTTCGTTCACTTCAACTGCCGCTGCCAAAGCAAGAGTTGCCGGAAGGGGAACTTCGGTACGACCTTTCGTTTTTGTCGTCCCGTTATGAACCACATTTCCTTTCTCTTTGAGATCGATTTTTGAATTGAACGTAGCTGCAAGGGTAAGACCTTCTAATCTGTACGTGGCAGCCAGTTCATAGCCGTATCGCGTCTGAATATCGCCATCCATATCGTATGTGCCTAGTACAGGATGATCGAATCTGATTTTGCCGTCGGTAAATACAACCCGGATGCCACCGCCAACTGCGAAATTCTCATTGACAAGGTAACTAAAACTCGGCATCACCTGAGCAGTTCTTAGGGTAAATTCCCTTGCGCTCCAAGTTTGTGGTGCTTTGTCCCACTTTTTGGCAAAACCGGCAGGTGTTGTGACACTCATACCAAATCGAAATTTTCCAAACTTTTGGCTGACATAATGGAAATGAGGAATAAGATATTGTTGAGACTGGCTTTTTGCAGATGCGGGGATTAAAGTAGGAGGAGGTCCCGGATTTGTCACTTGTTGCCCATCAAAATCGACTTTTGAAAGATACGCACCTGTAAAACTGAGCTCCATATAGTTTGCATCATCCATAAAAGCCATATTGGCCGGGTTGAAGTAAGCAGCATCAGCATCTTTCGGTGCTGCAACGTAGGCTCCGGCAAGTGCGATGCTCCTGGCAGACTGTTCTGGAATTTTATAGGCTGCACCAAAAGCGAGTATTGAGGCACTTCCAACTGCTAGAACGATTTTCTTCATGGTTGAACCTTTCATTGTTGTTGTAAAATTTATCCGATTGTAACAAAGGTTTCGATAAACTTAATTTAATGTAGTACAATTTAAAAAAATATAATAATGAAGGTGTGCAGATGATTAACATTTTTGGAAAAAAATTAAAAACGTATGACTTGAGTGATGTTCAAAAGTATCAATGGGCCCATATCAAGGTTAAGGATAAAGGCGATATCTGGATCAAACTCTTTCCCGAAGAGGTTCCAAATACGGTAGCGAACTTTGCTCATTTGGCAAACAGTGGATTTTACGATGGACTCACGTTTCACAGAGTCATCAAAGGTTTCATGGCACAAGGTGGATGTCCTGAAGGAACGGGCAGGGGAGGACCAGGTTGGGCGATAGCGTGTGAAACAGATAAAAATGTACATAAACATAAGCGTGGAGCAATTTCTATGGCCCATGCGGGAAAAGATACGGGAGGTAGCCAGTTTTTTATCTGTTTCGTGGACTGTCCCCATTTAGATGGCGTTCATACCGTATTTGGACAGATTCCGGAAGATGATGCCGAGTCTCTCATGACACTCGATATGATTGATCAAAACGATATCATGGAAAAAGTGGAAGTGAAAGAGGATAGAGACTAGATGTTTGGATTTATCCGTGTTGCTGCCATTTCGCCAAAGCTCTTTTTAGCCGATATAGAAGCAAATACAAAGCATATCTGTTCGCTTATTCAGTCGCAAAAAGAGGTGGCGATTACTCTTTTCCCTGAGCTTTGTATCACCGGATATACGATGGGTGATCTCTTTTTTCAAGAGATTGTGCACCAAAAGATATTGGAGGCGCTTGAAGAGATCAAAAAGTGTGTGATGGATGGCGTGGTTATTGTAGGAGCCCCCCTTTGGTACAAAGAGAGGCTCTATAACTGTGCAGTAGTCATGCAAAATCAAAAAATTGTAGGCATTGTTCCAAAAAGCTATCTAGCAAACTACCGGGAATTTTATGAAAAACGGTGGTTTCATAGCGGCAAAGATATAAAAGGTGCCACACTGCTTGATGTCCCATTTGGAACAGATCTTCTTTTTCGCTATAAAGAACTCTGTTTTGGCCTAGAGATTTGCGAAGATCTCTGGACGCTCACTCCTCCATCTTTTACTATGGCTGCGGCTGGAGCAAATGTGATATTCAACCTCTCAGCCAGTGATGAGCTTGTTGGAAAGCATGCTTATAGAAAAGAGCTTGTGAAAACACAGAGTGCCAGGATTGTCGGAGCCTATGTCTATGCCAGTAGTGGTGTTGGTGAAAGCAGTAGTGATCTTTGTTACAGCGGAGCTACCATTATTGCAGAAAATGGATCGATTCTGGCCGAAGGGGAACGATTTGTTTTTGATGATGTGGTAACAATAGCCGATATCGATATTGAAAAACTGAAAATTTTACGCCAAAGTGAGACAAGTTTCGGTGATGCGGATGTGCAAAATTTTCGAGAAGTTGCGCTTTCGCCCCTTCCTGAGACAAAAGATGTAAAAAGACCATATAATCCACACCCTTTCGTTCCTCCTAAAAATATGAGAGAGGAAGTGTGCCATGAAATTTTTTCTATCCAATCTTCTGCCCTCGCTCGAAGAGTGATGCATATAGCAAAAGAGACGAAACTGGTTATTGGTGTCAGTGGAGGGCTTGATTCCACCTTGGCGTTGTTAGTCTGTGCAAAAGTGTGTGAGATTTTACAAAAACCGTACTCTGATATCGTAGGCGTTTCCATGCCTGGATTTGGAACGACAGATGCAACGAAAAAGAGTGCACGAAAGCTCTGTGAAGCGATTGGGGTAACATACAAACAGATCGATATAACAAAAAGTGTTTTACGACACTTCGAAGATATCGATCACGATCCCGATATTTGTGATGTAACCTATGAGAATGCTCAGGCAAGAGAGAGAACGCAGATCTTGATGGATTTGGCCAATGAAGTGGGCGGTATTGTCATAGGGACTGGGGATCTGAGTGAAATCGCTCTTGGCTTTGCTACCTACAATGGCGATCATATGGCCATGTACAATGTCAATGCCGGTGTACCAAAAACCCTCGTTCGCTATGTGATAGAGTGGGTGGCAATGCAGCAAACAGATATAACGCAAATACTTCTTGAAATTATCAATCGTCCGGTGTCTCCGGAGTTGCTTCCAGCCAAAAATGGCAAAATAACTCAAAAGACGGAAGATATCATAGGACCTTATGAACTCCATGACTTTTTCCTCTACCATTTTTTAAAATATGGAGCAGAACCTAAGAAGATCGTTGCAATGGCAAAGGTAGCGTTTGAAGAAAAATATGATGAATGTATGATCAAAAAATGGCTAAAGCTCTTTTTAAAACGCTTCTTTGCCAACCAGTTCAAACGAAATGCGATGCCAGATGGCGTTAAAGTTGGTACGATAGCTCTTTCTCCAAGAGGGGATTGGCGTATGCCAAGCGATGCAAATGTAAAAATCTGGTTGCATGAATTGGGGGATGAATGCTAGTGCATATCTGTTGCAGTGTGGATAGTCACTTTTTTTTGGAAAAATTGAAAGAGAAATATCCCGATGAGAAGCTTATCGGATTTTTTTATGATCCGAACATTCATCCTTACAGTGAGTACAAACTGCGTCTATTGGATGTGGAGCGAAGCTGTAAGAAACTCGGTATCGAGCTGATTGAGGGAGAATACGATTACGAGTCGTGGCTGCAGGCGGTGCGAGGTTTGGAGAACGAGCCTGAAAAGGGAGAGCGGTGCAAAGTCTGTTTTGATAAAAGGCTGCAAAGAGCCGCACAAAAGGCAAAAGAGATAGGAGAAAAGCGATATACGACAACTTTGCTTGTCAGTCCTCTCAAATCTCAAGAACAGCTCAAGCAAAGTGGTGCGGAAGTTGATCAAAAACTCGGAACGGAGTTTGTGTTCGTGGATTTTCGCTCTTTTGGCGGGACACAACAACAGGCCAAAGTGACAAAAGAGCAGCAGCTCTACAGGCAAGATTATTGTGGTTGCCTCTTTGGGCTTTCCCAGCAAAGAGCACATCAGCAAGTGATGATGGCTGAGATGATTGAACCGATTACCAGACAGATACTTCCAGGATCTATCAATGAACGATTGCAGATGTATCAAAAAAGAGTGGAATTGGAAGAGCAAGGGATTGGATATAAGATCGTACGAAAGCGTTTTTTGAACTATCGATTGCTGAGAGCTTTTGTAAGAATTGAGAAAGAGGTGGTTCCAAGTTATATATTGAGCTACTCCCATCTTCGAAGAGATTTTGCCAAGGCTAAGATAGAAGAGATTATCGATGGTATTGGATATGCCAACAGAGATGAAATAAAAATAGTAGATCTTGATTATATCAATAGATACATGGAAAAACCATTTTCAAATGTAAAAGAGCTTGCATTCCGAGGTTTACCATGGCAGTTGGAACAAAAAATCCGATTTGATATTGAAGGATTCGCGAACAGTTTGTCTCCTATTGTTGTTTTAGATAAAATTCCAGATAAAAAGTTTGAGATATATATAGAAGCACAAAGCTATAAAGATGTAAAAGAGACTCTTGTCATAAAGGATTGAGATGCTAGATGTTGTAGAAATTCAGAAGATTCTTCCCCACAGATACCCTTTTTTGCTAGTCGATAGAGTTGTGGAGCTGGAAAAGGGGAAAAGCGTCAAGGCATACAAAAATGTGAGTATTTCTGAACCTGTTTTTGAGGGGCATTTCCCGGGTCATCCAATCTATCCAGGCGTTATGATCATAGAGGGAATGGCACAAGCCGGAGGCGTTTTGGCATTTCTGAGTAGCTCTGAAGAGGAGCAAGAGGCGGCAAAAGATAAAGTGGTCTATTTCATGAGTATCGACAAAGCAAAGTTTCGCAATCCTGTAAGACCCGGAGACAAGCTCGAATACCATTTGGAAGTTATCAAACATCGCGGCTCCATCTGGG
The Nitratiruptor sp. SB155-2 genome window above contains:
- a CDS encoding OmpP1/FadL family transporter gives rise to the protein MKKIVLAVGSASILAFGAAYKIPEQSARSIALAGAYVAAPKDADAAYFNPANMAFMDDANYMELSFTGAYLSKVDFDGQQVTNPGPPPTLIPASAKSQSQQYLIPHFHYVSQKFGKFRFGMSVTTPAGFAKKWDKAPQTWSAREFTLRTAQVMPSFSYLVNENFAVGGGIRVVFTDGKIRFDHPVLGTYDMDGDIQTRYGYELAATYRLEGLTLAATFNSKIDLKEKGNVVHNGTTKTKGRTEVPLPATLALAAAVEVNEKATVEFVYERTFWSSYEKLIMTFEDPTVPTVVSEKNWDDTNTFRLGLTYKNSAKLTTMYGIAYDQAPIPAQTLGYELPDSDAIVFSLGALYEIQKDLKLGISYLADYKIGRTLSLGENKNGIVGTFGDGVAAQLLNLSLNYKF
- a CDS encoding peptidylprolyl isomerase produces the protein MFGKKLKTYDLSDVQKYQWAHIKVKDKGDIWIKLFPEEVPNTVANFAHLANSGFYDGLTFHRVIKGFMAQGGCPEGTGRGGPGWAIACETDKNVHKHKRGAISMAHAGKDTGGSQFFICFVDCPHLDGVHTVFGQIPEDDAESLMTLDMIDQNDIMEKVEVKEDRD
- a CDS encoding NAD(+) synthase; protein product: MFGFIRVAAISPKLFLADIEANTKHICSLIQSQKEVAITLFPELCITGYTMGDLFFQEIVHQKILEALEEIKKCVMDGVVIVGAPLWYKERLYNCAVVMQNQKIVGIVPKSYLANYREFYEKRWFHSGKDIKGATLLDVPFGTDLLFRYKELCFGLEICEDLWTLTPPSFTMAAAGANVIFNLSASDELVGKHAYRKELVKTQSARIVGAYVYASSGVGESSSDLCYSGATIIAENGSILAEGERFVFDDVVTIADIDIEKLKILRQSETSFGDADVQNFREVALSPLPETKDVKRPYNPHPFVPPKNMREEVCHEIFSIQSSALARRVMHIAKETKLVIGVSGGLDSTLALLVCAKVCEILQKPYSDIVGVSMPGFGTTDATKKSARKLCEAIGVTYKQIDITKSVLRHFEDIDHDPDICDVTYENAQARERTQILMDLANEVGGIVIGTGDLSEIALGFATYNGDHMAMYNVNAGVPKTLVRYVIEWVAMQQTDITQILLEIINRPVSPELLPAKNGKITQKTEDIIGPYELHDFFLYHFLKYGAEPKKIVAMAKVAFEEKYDECMIKKWLKLFLKRFFANQFKRNAMPDGVKVGTIALSPRGDWRMPSDANVKIWLHELGDEC
- a CDS encoding epoxyqueuosine reductase QueH, which translates into the protein MLVHICCSVDSHFFLEKLKEKYPDEKLIGFFYDPNIHPYSEYKLRLLDVERSCKKLGIELIEGEYDYESWLQAVRGLENEPEKGERCKVCFDKRLQRAAQKAKEIGEKRYTTTLLVSPLKSQEQLKQSGAEVDQKLGTEFVFVDFRSFGGTQQQAKVTKEQQLYRQDYCGCLFGLSQQRAHQQVMMAEMIEPITRQILPGSINERLQMYQKRVELEEQGIGYKIVRKRFLNYRLLRAFVRIEKEVVPSYILSYSHLRRDFAKAKIEEIIDGIGYANRDEIKIVDLDYINRYMEKPFSNVKELAFRGLPWQLEQKIRFDIEGFANSLSPIVVLDKIPDKKFEIYIEAQSYKDVKETLVIKD
- the fabZ gene encoding 3-hydroxyacyl-ACP dehydratase FabZ: MLDVVEIQKILPHRYPFLLVDRVVELEKGKSVKAYKNVSISEPVFEGHFPGHPIYPGVMIIEGMAQAGGVLAFLSSSEEEQEAAKDKVVYFMSIDKAKFRNPVRPGDKLEYHLEVIKHRGSIWVLDGKAYVDGNLVAEAELKAMIVDK